From Bacillus sp. FSL K6-3431, the proteins below share one genomic window:
- a CDS encoding ring-cleaving dioxygenase — MNHLKGMHHVTAITSSAEKNYEFFTYVLGMRLVKKTVNQDDIQTYHLFFADDKGSAGTDMTFFDFPGIPKGTHGTNEIYKTAFRVPTDVALDYWLKRFDKYEVDNNGIEEVFGKKTISFVDFDDQQYMLVSDEFNKGVESGTPWQNGPVPLEFAITGLGPIHVRIAQFDYLKEVLENVLLMREIAKEGSLHLFEVGEGGNGAQVIVEHNTILPAGRQGFGTVHHAAFRVEDTKVLNEWIERMKEFGFGTSGYVDRFFFESLYARVAPGILFEWATDGPGFMGDEPYETVGEILSLPPFLEGKREQIEASVRQINTVRSTLNIEKEYL, encoded by the coding sequence ATGAACCATTTAAAAGGAATGCACCACGTAACAGCGATTACAAGTAGTGCAGAGAAAAACTATGAATTTTTCACTTATGTATTAGGAATGCGTCTCGTAAAGAAAACAGTAAATCAAGATGATATTCAAACGTATCATTTATTCTTCGCAGACGATAAAGGCTCTGCCGGTACGGATATGACATTCTTTGATTTCCCAGGTATACCAAAAGGTACGCATGGAACGAATGAGATTTATAAAACAGCTTTCCGTGTCCCGACAGATGTTGCATTAGATTACTGGTTGAAACGCTTTGATAAGTACGAAGTGGATAATAATGGAATTGAAGAAGTGTTTGGTAAGAAAACTATTTCATTTGTGGACTTTGATGACCAACAATATATGTTAGTATCTGATGAATTTAACAAAGGTGTTGAATCAGGAACACCTTGGCAGAATGGTCCAGTACCATTGGAGTTTGCGATTACAGGTTTAGGACCCATTCATGTTCGTATTGCTCAATTTGATTATTTAAAAGAAGTTTTGGAAAATGTATTATTAATGCGTGAAATCGCTAAAGAAGGTTCACTTCATTTATTCGAAGTCGGTGAAGGTGGAAATGGTGCGCAAGTAATTGTGGAGCATAATACGATTTTGCCAGCTGGCCGTCAAGGATTCGGTACAGTCCATCACGCAGCTTTCCGGGTGGAAGATACGAAAGTATTGAATGAATGGATTGAACGTATGAAAGAATTTGGTTTCGGTACTTCAGGCTATGTGGATCGCTTCTTCTTTGAATCTTTATATGCACGAGTAGCACCTGGTATACTCTTTGAATGGGCAACAGATGGTCCAGGATTTATGGGGGATGAACCTTATGAAACAGTGGGGGAAATTTTATCGTTACCTCCATTCCTTGAAGGGAAACGCGAACAAATTGAGGCTTCAGTGCGACAAATTAACACGGTACGTAGCACACTTAACATAGAAAAAGAGTACTTATAA
- a CDS encoding NADPH-dependent FMN reductase, whose translation MGFLNKLFGIQQEEEKTMTKSNIGIILGSTREGRVSPQVGAWVKELADKRGDANYTIIDIADYKLPLLGEAGGDASGAAAWSEIIAKQDGFVFIVQEYNHSITGALKNALDYLRDEWNNKAAGIVSYGSVGGARATEHLRGILSELLVAHVRVHPALSLFTDFENGTDFKPAAVQADSVNQMLDQVISWTTALNTIRK comes from the coding sequence ATGGGATTTTTAAATAAATTATTTGGAATACAACAAGAGGAGGAAAAAACAATGACAAAATCAAACATAGGTATTATTTTAGGATCAACACGTGAGGGACGCGTAAGTCCACAAGTAGGGGCATGGGTAAAAGAATTAGCAGATAAACGTGGAGATGCAAACTACACTATTATCGATATCGCAGATTACAAATTACCACTTTTAGGTGAAGCAGGAGGCGACGCATCAGGTGCAGCAGCATGGTCAGAAATCATTGCAAAACAAGACGGATTTGTATTCATCGTTCAAGAATACAATCACTCTATCACAGGAGCACTAAAAAATGCATTAGATTACCTACGTGATGAATGGAACAACAAAGCTGCTGGTATCGTATCATACGGTTCTGTAGGCGGAGCTCGCGCAACAGAACATTTACGTGGTATTTTAAGTGAATTACTTGTAGCACATGTTCGTGTACATCCAGCTTTATCATTATTTACAGACTTCGAAAATGGTACAGACTTCAAACCAGCTGCTGTACAAGCAGATTCAGTAAACCAAATGTTGGACCAAGTTATCTCTTGGACAACTGCATTAAATACAATACGTAAATAA
- a CDS encoding DoxX family protein, with product MSKRNEIGTFLLRVMLGLVFLANGVSKFQGGIENTVGWFDSIGIPGFLAYAVGTIELVGGIAMILGVGTRIVSLLFGIIMIGAIFTVKLPDGFLNGYVYDLVLLVLAAHIVLNGSKLLSLGQLIFKGREA from the coding sequence ATGTCAAAAAGAAATGAAATTGGAACCTTTTTACTTCGTGTTATGCTAGGTCTTGTCTTTTTAGCAAACGGAGTTTCTAAGTTTCAAGGCGGTATAGAGAATACAGTAGGTTGGTTTGATAGCATAGGTATTCCAGGATTCCTTGCTTATGCAGTAGGTACGATTGAATTAGTAGGTGGTATAGCTATGATCCTAGGTGTAGGGACTCGGATCGTTTCACTATTATTTGGTATTATCATGATTGGTGCAATCTTTACGGTGAAATTGCCAGATGGATTTCTTAATGGCTATGTTTACGATCTTGTATTATTAGTCCTTGCAGCACACATCGTCTTGAATGGTAGTAAGTTATTATCTCTTGGTCAACTAATATTTAAAGGAAGGGAAGCGTAG
- a CDS encoding MarR family winged helix-turn-helix transcriptional regulator, translating to MDSQDKKNYEEDLSLKVFIVLSRALQSIKKRVEEDIKCLGLNPTEFSVLELIYSKGDQPIQKIGEKVLIASSSITYVVDKLEKKKLIERKPCPKDRRITYAAITNEGTELMSEVFPKHKVAMKEICGGLDSKEKEVLIEQLKKLGYHAQSM from the coding sequence ATGGATAGTCAGGATAAAAAGAATTATGAAGAGGATTTGTCTTTAAAGGTATTTATTGTCCTATCAAGGGCGCTACAATCAATTAAAAAGCGTGTGGAAGAGGACATAAAATGTTTAGGACTAAATCCAACTGAGTTTTCTGTTCTAGAATTAATCTATAGTAAAGGTGACCAACCAATACAAAAAATTGGCGAAAAAGTATTGATTGCAAGCAGTAGTATTACCTATGTTGTAGATAAGCTTGAGAAGAAAAAATTAATAGAAAGAAAGCCTTGTCCTAAAGATCGTCGTATAACATACGCAGCAATAACAAATGAAGGAACTGAACTGATGAGTGAAGTCTTTCCAAAACATAAGGTAGCCATGAAAGAAATATGTGGTGGATTAGACTCGAAAGAAAAAGAAGTTTTGATTGAACAGCTGAAAAAATTAGGATATCACGCACAAAGCATGTAA